One Cervus canadensis isolate Bull #8, Minnesota chromosome 12, ASM1932006v1, whole genome shotgun sequence DNA window includes the following coding sequences:
- the EBAG9 gene encoding receptor-binding cancer antigen expressed on SiSo cells isoform X2, giving the protein MAITQFRLFKVCTCLATVFSFLKRLICRSGRGRKLSGDQITLPTTVDYSSVPKQTDVEEWTSWDEDAPTSVKIEGGNGNVATQQNALEQLEPDYFKDMTPTIRKTQKIIIKKREPLNFGIPDGSTGFSSRLAATQDMPFIHQSPELGDLDTWQENTNAWEEEEDAAWQAEEVLRQQKIADREKRAAEQQRKKMEKEAQRLMKKEQNKIGVKLS; this is encoded by the exons ATGGCTATCACACAGTTTCGGTTATTTAAAGTTTGTACCTGCCTAGCAACAGTATTCTCATTCCTAAAGAGATTAATATGCAG atCTGGTAGAGGACGGAAATTAAGTGGAGACCAAATAACTTTGCCAACTACAGTTGATTATTCATCAGTTCCCAAACAG ACAGATGTGGAAGAGTGGACTTCCTGGGATGAGGATGCACCCACAAGTGTCAAGATTGAGGGAGGGAATGGGAATGTGGCAACACAGCAAAATGCTTTAGAACAACTGGAACCTGACTATTTTAAGGACATGACACCAACTATAAGGAAAACCCAGAAG ATCATCATTAAGAAGCGAGAACCATTAAATTTTGGCATCCCAGATGGTAGCACAGGCTTCTCTAGTAGACTAGCAGCTACACAAGATATGCCTTTCATTCATCAATCT cCTGAATTAGGTGACTTAGATACCTGGCAGGAAAACACCAATGCttgggaagaagaagaagatgcgGCCTGGCAAGCCGAAGAAGTTCTGAG GCAGCAGAAGATAGCAGACAGAGAAAAGAGAGCAGCAGaacaacaaaggaagaaaatggaaaaggaagccCAGCGGCTAATgaagaaggaacaaaataaaattggTGTGAAACTTTCATAA
- the EBAG9 gene encoding receptor-binding cancer antigen expressed on SiSo cells isoform X1, which translates to MLLPRGRPAGRAPARSLPSPHICPPRGNLHLLPALSLQALLLPRQIFPKSKSLPTGHPLGAIESVSPNAVLISIMAITQFRLFKVCTCLATVFSFLKRLICRSGRGRKLSGDQITLPTTVDYSSVPKQTDVEEWTSWDEDAPTSVKIEGGNGNVATQQNALEQLEPDYFKDMTPTIRKTQKIIIKKREPLNFGIPDGSTGFSSRLAATQDMPFIHQSPELGDLDTWQENTNAWEEEEDAAWQAEEVLRQQKIADREKRAAEQQRKKMEKEAQRLMKKEQNKIGVKLS; encoded by the exons ATGCTTCTCCCGCGTGGGAGACCGGCTGGCCGGGCCCCGGCCCGgagtctcccctctccccatatcTGCCCCCCAAGGGGAAATCTGCACCTTCTTCCTGCCCTTTCTCTACAGGCCTTACTCCTTCCCAGGCAGATTTTTCCAAAATCCAAATCCCTGCCCACTGGACACCCACTTGGAGCAATTGAGAGCGTTTCACCGAACGCC GTTTTGATTTCCATCATGGCTATCACACAGTTTCGGTTATTTAAAGTTTGTACCTGCCTAGCAACAGTATTCTCATTCCTAAAGAGATTAATATGCAG atCTGGTAGAGGACGGAAATTAAGTGGAGACCAAATAACTTTGCCAACTACAGTTGATTATTCATCAGTTCCCAAACAG ACAGATGTGGAAGAGTGGACTTCCTGGGATGAGGATGCACCCACAAGTGTCAAGATTGAGGGAGGGAATGGGAATGTGGCAACACAGCAAAATGCTTTAGAACAACTGGAACCTGACTATTTTAAGGACATGACACCAACTATAAGGAAAACCCAGAAG ATCATCATTAAGAAGCGAGAACCATTAAATTTTGGCATCCCAGATGGTAGCACAGGCTTCTCTAGTAGACTAGCAGCTACACAAGATATGCCTTTCATTCATCAATCT cCTGAATTAGGTGACTTAGATACCTGGCAGGAAAACACCAATGCttgggaagaagaagaagatgcgGCCTGGCAAGCCGAAGAAGTTCTGAG GCAGCAGAAGATAGCAGACAGAGAAAAGAGAGCAGCAGaacaacaaaggaagaaaatggaaaaggaagccCAGCGGCTAATgaagaaggaacaaaataaaattggTGTGAAACTTTCATAA